A region of Panicum virgatum strain AP13 chromosome 8N, P.virgatum_v5, whole genome shotgun sequence DNA encodes the following proteins:
- the LOC120684662 gene encoding disease resistance protein RGA5-like, translating into MHAALRSVGEVPREELKEQVKIWARDVRELSYDMEDIVDTFLVRVKGPKPPSKRSAKRFLKKMMGIVTKATTRHEIGQEIKDIKERVKEVAERRDRYKVDAIKPGKILVDPRITALYTKATDLVGIDEAREELITRLTKGDDMSAQQQRVVSIVGFGGLGKTTLAKAVYDQIRVQFDCTAFVSVSQNPDLNKLLKNMLYELDKQKHANIHSTMLEEKHLIDLAREFLENKRYLIVIDDIWDIKPWGILQCSLLENSLKSIIITTTRILDVAEQIGGCYKLKPLSHESSKKLFHGRIFGSEGKCPGQYFEVSEKILKKCGGVPLAIITTSSLLANKSGDIKEWNDVCGSIGFGLASNPSMDSMRKILLLSYYDLPSHLKACLLYLTIFPEDYEIEKERLILRWIAEDFVHCKDESQSLFELGESYFNELLNRSLIQVADKDYTDNFFIPCRVHDMVLELICSLSREESFVTTVLGDSRQSMPSSGSTVRRLSLQNTTWPKLEMSKLRSVTIFSLTITNMMPSLSCCHLLRVLDLEDCNLKEHPSLRFVVNLFHLRYLSLAGTGYSGELPVEVAKLQFLETLRLHGTGIEELPSSIVGLTQLMFLSVGNRTSLPNGLRYLTSLEMLGVDGLESACTAEELGHLTQLRNLSVGLTTGKEGRWDENMCAALVGSLGKLHKIQSLTVCTEAGWNLNGSVESLGNLSYLYIDETTSLPTWIRPAILLHLSSLVIVVVQVRREDIQVLGRLQALSYLNLSVSGNIQVLERFIVSPDSFPCAIRCRFDHLSMLPSTFPPGAMPRLEDFRFGIQVEDFSRGEFTTDDLALGHLPSLRHVNVGLYGEWEVSQEVVTKVEEKLRHEADVHPNHPSLYVSCLL; encoded by the exons ATGCATGCTGCCCTCCGCAGTGTTGGCGAGGTTCCACGAGAGGAACTCAAAGAGCAGGTCAAGATCTGGGCGCGCGATGTCAGGGAGCTGTCCTACGACATGGAGGACATCGTCGACACCTTCCTAGTGCGCGTCAAGGGCCCTAAGCCCCCTAGCAAAAGGAGTGCCAAGAGGTtcttgaagaagatgatgggtaTTGTCACAAAGGCTACAACTCGCCATGAGATCGGGCAAGAGATCAAGGACATCAAGGAGCGTGTCAAGGAGGTGGCCGAGCGACGCGATAG GTACAAGGTTGATGCTATTAAACCTGGCAAAATATTGGTTGACCCTCGCATAACAGCTCTATACACTAAGGCTACAGATCTTGTTGGCATTGATGAGGCAAGAGAAGAACTAATCACGAGGTTGACAAAGGGAGATGACATGTCTGCACAGCAGCAAAGGGTAGTATCTATAGTTGGTTTTGGAGGATTAGGCAAGACAACACTTGCCAAAGCTGTGTATGACCAGATCAGAGTGCAATTTGATTGCACGGCTTTTGTTTCAGTCTCTCAGAATCCTGACTTGAACAAACTTCTCAAGAATATGTTGTATGAACTTGATAAGCAGAAACATGCCAACATTCATAGCACAATGTTGGAAGAAAAGCATCTCATCGACCTAGCCCGGGAATTCCTCGAAAATAAAAG GTACCTCATTGTCATCGATGATATATGGGATATAAAACCGTGGGGGATATTACAGTGTTCCCTACTTGAGAATAGCCTGAAAAGCATAATAATCACAACTACTCGCATACTTGATGTTGCTGAGCAAATTGGCGGTTGCTATAAGCTCAAACCTCTATCTCATGAGAGCTCAAAAAAGCTATTCCATGGAAGAATATTCGGCTCCGAAGGCAAATGCCCTGGACAATATTTTGAGGTATCTGAAAAGATTTTGAAGAAATGTGGAGGTGTGCCATTGGCTATCATTACTACATCTAGCTTGCTAGCTAACAAATCAGGAGATATAAAAGAGTGGAATGATGTCTGTGGCTCTATTGGGTTCGGACTTGCAAGCAATCCTAGTATGGATAGTATGAGGAAGATATTGTTGCTTAGTTATTATGATCTACCTTCTCATTTGAAGGCATGCTTATTATATCTTACTATATTTCCTGAAGATTATGAGATTGAGAAAGAACGGTTGATATTGAGGTGGATAGCTGAGGATTTTGTCCATTGTAAAGATGAGAGTCAAAGTTTATTTGAGCTTGGAGAGAGTTACTTCAATGAGCTTCTAAATAGAAGCCTGATTCAGGTAGCAGATAAGGATTACACTGATAATTTCTTTATACCTTGCCGTGTGCATGATATGGTACTTGAACTCATTTGCTCCTTGTCAAGAGAAGAAAGTTTTGTTACCACGGTATTAGGAGATAGTAGGCAAAGCATGCCTTCTTCTGGAAGCACGGTTCGCAGGTTATCTCTCCAGAATACAACTTGGCCTAAACTGGAAATGTCAAAATTGAGGTCTGTTACTATCTTCAGTCTCACTATAACTAATATGATGCCATCCCTTTCGTGTTGTCATCTTCTACGTGTGTTGGATCTAGAAGATTGCAATCTCAAGGAACATCCAAGTTTGAGGTTTGTTGTGAATTTATTTCACTTAAGGTATCTAAGTCTAGCAGGTACTGGATATTCTGGTGAGCTGCCAGTGGAGGTAGCGAAGCTACAGTTTTTGGAGACATTGCGCTTACATGGAACAGGAATAGAAGAACTACCGTCAAGTATTGTAGGCCTAACACAGTTGATGTTCCTATCTGTTGGCAACCGTACAAGTCTGCCGAATGGGTTGAGGTACCTAACATCCCTAGAAATGCTAGGGGTTGACGGGCTGGAATCTGCGTGCACTGCGGAAGAGCTAGGCCATTTGACGCAACTGAGGAACCTTTCAGTGGGTCTCACAACAGGCAAGGAAGGCAGATGGGATGAAAACATGTGTGCAGCTTTGGTGGGGTCTCTTGGGAAATTGCACAAAATCCAATCTCTTACGGTATGCACAGAGGCGGGCTGGAATCTGAATGGCTCGGTGGAGTCCCTGGGCAACCTGAGCTATCTATATATTGATGAAACCACTTCCTTGCCAACATGGATTCGCCCCGCAATATTATTGCATCTCTCATCCCTAGTGATAGTGGTGGTTCAAGTGAGAAGGGAGGACATCCAAGTCCTCGGGAGGCTCCAGGCTCTTAGTTATCTTAATTTAAGTGTGTCCGGCAACATACAAGTGCTGGAAAGGTTCATTGTTAGCCCTGACTCTTTCCCATGTGCAATAAGATGTAGATTCGATCACTTGTCAATGCTTCCATCTACCTTCCCACCTGGAGCTATGCCTAGACTTGAAGATTTTAGATTTGGCATCCAAGTGGAGGATTTCTCGCGAGGTGAATTTACTACTGACGACCTGGCTTTAGGCCACCTGCCCTCCCTTCGACATGTGAATGTTGGCCTTTATGGAGAGTGGGAAGTCAGCCAAGAGGTGGTAACCAAAGTGGAAGAGAAGCTAAGGCACGAGGCTGATGTCCACCCCAACCACCCCTCCCTTTATGTTTCGTGCTTATTATGA
- the LOC120685227 gene encoding putative 12-oxophytodienoate reductase 9, whose product MFNFLCAYGVGGGRVVLASVTRCRSLENLAQPHNAIYYQQRAAPGVLLIAEASAVLETAAGYPRVLGLWSDDQVEAWKPVVDAVHAKGALFFCQLWHTGRNHSPATPAAGFDGPPPRLETDEIPEMVMDFRVAARNAIRAGFDGVEIHAANGLLVYQFWWFLDIGRVDSSKPMRLDGGSSSSSSPEDRCRRLATDVIAAVVDEVGAHRVGVRLSPFAGGDADSTDAAEAHTLQLVRSIDKLGVLYCHVVEPGCAPTATASRRSRTACRRSGRRSGARSL is encoded by the exons atgtttaattttcTTTGTGCGTATGGTGTTGGTGGTGGCAGGGTTGTTCTTGCGTCGGTGACGCGCTGCAGGTCGTTGGAGAACCTGGCGCAGCCGCACAACGCCATCTACTACCAGCagcgggcggcgccgggcgTCCTCCTCATCGCCGAGGCCAGCGCGGTGTtggagacggcggcggggtaCCCGCGTGTGCTCGGGCTCTGGAGCGACGACCAGGTGGAGGCATGGAAGCCCGTCGTGGATGCGGTGCACGCCAAGGGCGCCCTCTTCTTCTGCCAGCTTTGGCACACAGGGCGCAACCACTCACCCGCCACTCCCGCTGCTG GGTTTGATGGGCCCCCTCCAAGGCTTGAAACGGATGAGATACCCGAAATGGTGATGGACTTCCGGGTCGCGGCCAGAAATGCCATCAGAGCCG GCTTCGACGGTGTGGAGATCCACGCTGCCAATGGGCTCCTCGTCTACCAGTTCTGGTGGTTTCTAGATATTGGAAGAGTGGATTCTTCCAAGCCTATGCGTCTGgatggcggcagcagcagcagcagcagcccggaagatcgctgccgccgcctcgccaccgATGTCATAGCCGCTGTGGTCGATGAGGTCGGCGCGCACCGTGTCGGCGTGCGCCTCTCCCcgttcgccggcggcgacgcggacTCCACCGATGCCGCAGAGGCTCACACCCTGCAGCTGGTCCGCTCCATCGACAAGCTCGGCGTCCTTTACTGCCACGTGGTGGAGCCGGGATGcgcgccgacggcgacggcaagCCGGCGATCCCGCACCGCCTGTCGCCGTTCAGGCAGGCGTTCAGGGGCACGTTCATTGTGA
- the LOC120684665 gene encoding uncharacterized protein LOC120684665 encodes MEDSKKMEICQMNKDNRGNVMLHQTTGSRSYMVFVENIADKYSGHEPDAFDLFKDCHYSKKMKGYMPAVQAAIAQMESKLSTTTESEAPKTVNQVVANVLAEKTRKNQFLRNVGIEVAKPTSSEQNGAVSDLQAENAELRSIINTQHRQIDDLTMKQAELEAKLELVLSQVRRS; translated from the exons ATGGAAGACTCCAAAAAAATG GAGATATGTCAAATGAACAAAGACAACCGAGGCAATGTTATGTTACATCAAACTACTGGGTCCCGGAGTTACATGGTCTTTGTTGAAAATATT GCAGATAAGTACAGTGGTCATGAACCTGATGCATTTGATTTGTTCAAGGACTGCCACTACAGCAAGAAAATGAAGGGCTACATGCCTGCTGTGCAGGCTGCAATT GCTCAAATGGAGAGCAAGTTATCTACAACTACAGAAAGTGAAGCACCCAAGACTGTGAATCAGGTTGTAGCTAATGTGCTGGCTGAGAAAACACGAAAGAATCAGTTCCTTCGCAATGTGGGGATCGAGGTTGCAAAACCTACATCCAGTGAACAGAATGGTGCTGTCTCAGATCTGCAAGCAGAGAATGCTGAACTTCGGTCGATTATCAACACCCAACATAGACAGATTGATGATTTGACAATGAAGCAAGCTGAGCTGGAAGCGAAACTTGAACTAGTGCTAAGTCAGGTTCGACGAAGTTAA